The following coding sequences lie in one Ferviditalea candida genomic window:
- a CDS encoding LexA family protein: MQSDLQRKALRIIVNYTRKYGRPPTIRELMTKTGRNEAGIRAVLKALAEERYIEWSGEQPGRIKLVNSG; encoded by the coding sequence ATGCAGTCTGACCTTCAGCGCAAAGCGCTCCGGATCATCGTGAATTATACAAGAAAATATGGCCGTCCTCCGACGATCCGCGAGCTTATGACCAAGACCGGAAGGAACGAGGCTGGGATCCGGGCGGTTCTCAAAGCGCTGGCCGAAGAACGATATATTGAATGGTCGGGGGAACAACCGGGGCGGATCAAATTGGTCAATTCGGGATGA
- a CDS encoding WYL domain-containing protein, translating to MSLQKHIGRIVEIIYLDRYGRMTQRKVQVWSVKNGFVKAFCLKRQAPRLFAAKRILAVQPASSHAV from the coding sequence ATGTCTCTGCAGAAGCACATCGGCCGCATTGTCGAGATCATCTATTTGGACCGTTACGGACGAATGACCCAGCGCAAGGTTCAAGTCTGGTCCGTCAAAAACGGATTTGTCAAAGCTTTCTGCCTGAAGCGGCAGGCCCCGCGGCTATTTGCCGCAAAGCGGATTTTAGCCGTTCAGCCTGCGAGCAGCCATGCAGTCTGA
- a CDS encoding reverse transcriptase domain-containing protein → MQSHNLGRSGIACASKRYGESSSRSSNRTSTTTALVFRPGYSAHQAINTVRRAKRGGYEYVVDLDIMSFFDEIPHELLMEKVHERITDGKVLTLIRGWLTAGVMEDDQFHETEVGSPQGGVISPLLGNIHLNHFDWGMKEKGFAVVRYADDAVVLCKTREQAEEAYAAAKMILEGELRLRMHLEKTKVVHFDEGFRFLGFDFWKDSLILPDTKVKSYKDKVRKITRRQQGDNLAEMIRKLNEVV, encoded by the coding sequence TTGCAGTCGCACAATCTAGGTCGGTCCGGGATCGCGTGTGCCAGCAAGCGGTACGGCGAATCATCGAGCCGATCTTCGAACAGGACTTCTACTACTACAGCTTTGGTTTTTCGTCCCGGATACTCCGCGCACCAAGCCATCAACACGGTACGACGCGCGAAGCGCGGCGGATATGAATATGTGGTTGACCTCGACATCATGTCCTTCTTCGATGAAATTCCGCATGAATTGCTGATGGAGAAGGTGCATGAACGAATCACCGACGGAAAAGTGCTGACGCTCATTCGCGGATGGCTGACCGCGGGAGTCATGGAAGATGATCAGTTCCATGAAACGGAAGTCGGGTCCCCTCAGGGCGGTGTCATCAGTCCGCTACTTGGGAATATTCACCTGAACCATTTCGACTGGGGGATGAAGGAGAAGGGTTTTGCCGTCGTCAGGTATGCGGACGATGCTGTTGTTCTTTGTAAAACAAGAGAGCAGGCAGAAGAAGCGTATGCAGCGGCAAAGATGATACTGGAAGGGGAACTTCGCTTACGTATGCACCTGGAGAAGACTAAAGTGGTGCATTTCGATGAAGGGTTCCGCTTCTTGGGCTTCGACTTTTGGAAGGACTCTCTGATTTTACCGGATACGAAGGTGAAAAGCTACAAAGATAAAGTCCGCAAGATCACCCGCCGTCAACAAGGGGATAACCTTGCCGAAATGATCAGGAAGCTAAATGAAGTGGTGTAA
- a CDS encoding TatD family hydrolase has protein sequence METDGPWPFEGPFQGMGTHPQMVRRVVEEIAGIKSLSVDETAKAVTRNTAEFYRL, from the coding sequence GTGGAAACCGACGGGCCGTGGCCGTTTGAGGGACCGTTCCAAGGGATGGGCACCCATCCGCAAATGGTCCGCCGGGTGGTCGAGGAGATTGCCGGGATCAAATCGCTGTCCGTTGACGAAACGGCGAAAGCCGTTACCCGCAATACGGCCGAATTTTACCGACTTTGA
- a CDS encoding protoglobin domain-containing protein, with product MINLTGNRKKQLEYLGLTDGDLDLLKNSRAVFEEIADAVVEELYQRITKAPELVEIISTHSTVERLKTTQRWYFLSVTDGMIDEAFIQKRLQVGKAHSRVGLTTDWYLGTYMVYLDIAMFHLQKAQPEGWLEVFHALSKMFNMDSQLVLEAYEADEKDKIQKLVDKQDRLLHGISASIQELASMMVELSSSSQEVADTAIQTAEAQEKSNEMVRELHKEVGDIHSMGDLMKEISEQTHLLGLNAAIEAARAGEHGRGFEVVANEVRKLASRSREALETIQAKLGSIQKTLEQVQAESEHTSVYARTQAASSQELTSFAQMIEKVTLELENLKKDE from the coding sequence ATGATCAATCTGACGGGAAACCGGAAAAAGCAACTTGAATATTTGGGACTGACCGACGGGGACCTGGATTTACTGAAGAACAGCCGGGCGGTCTTTGAGGAAATTGCCGACGCGGTGGTGGAAGAGCTATACCAGCGAATTACGAAAGCGCCCGAACTGGTGGAGATCATCAGCACTCACAGCACCGTAGAGCGGTTGAAGACCACCCAGAGGTGGTATTTTCTGTCGGTGACAGACGGCATGATTGACGAGGCCTTCATCCAGAAGCGTCTGCAGGTCGGCAAAGCCCATTCCCGGGTCGGTCTGACGACCGACTGGTATCTGGGAACGTATATGGTCTATCTCGACATTGCCATGTTCCATCTGCAGAAAGCCCAGCCGGAGGGATGGCTGGAGGTCTTCCACGCCCTGAGCAAAATGTTCAACATGGATTCGCAGTTGGTGCTCGAGGCGTATGAAGCGGACGAAAAGGACAAGATCCAAAAGCTGGTGGACAAGCAGGACAGGCTGCTGCACGGAATCAGCGCGTCCATTCAGGAGCTGGCATCAATGATGGTGGAACTGAGCAGCAGCAGCCAGGAGGTAGCCGATACAGCCATTCAAACAGCGGAAGCCCAAGAGAAATCGAATGAAATGGTGCGCGAGCTGCATAAAGAAGTAGGGGATATCCACAGCATGGGCGATCTGATGAAGGAAATTTCCGAACAGACCCATCTGCTGGGACTGAATGCCGCGATTGAAGCGGCACGGGCGGGTGAACACGGCAGAGGCTTTGAAGTGGTCGCTAACGAGGTCCGCAAGCTCGCAAGCCGTTCCCGGGAAGCCTTGGAAACCATTCAAGCCAAGCTGGGAAGCATACAAAAGACGCTGGAGCAGGTGCAGGCCGAATCGGAGCATACCTCGGTATATGCCCGAACCCAGGCCGCCAGCTCCCAGGAGCTGACCTCCTTCGCCCAGATGATCGAGAAGGTTACCCTGGAGCTGGAGAACCTGAAGAAAGACGAATAG
- a CDS encoding DNA polymerase IV — protein MADKIIFLVDMQSFYASVEKVANPQYKDRPVVVAGDPARRSGVLLAACPIAKKHGAATGMRLGEALKQCPELAVVRPRMQEYINVSIRISEILERYSDLVEPYSIDEQFVDVTGSLVLFGDPETIARSIQQAVLEETGIYARVGIGPNKVLAKIACDNFAKKIGPGIFRLTEENMRQMMWPLPVTGMFGIGSRMDRHLRRLGIHTIGDLANFPLERLTRLWGIQGHVLWMTANGIDYSPVSPATHEAQKAIGHHMTLPRDYAAAEEIHVILLELSEEVCRRARSKRVKGETVTVGCRGADFDHPTGFHRQMKLSDATNHGADVYRAAVKLLEKHWDGLPVRSVGVTLSQFSPDTQVQLHLFRDLDKERRLDSAIDAIKAKYGTVAVVRAASLTKAGQAYDRAGKIGGHYK, from the coding sequence ATGGCAGACAAAATCATTTTTCTTGTGGATATGCAAAGCTTTTATGCCAGCGTGGAGAAAGTCGCCAACCCGCAGTACAAAGACCGGCCCGTCGTTGTAGCCGGCGATCCGGCGCGCCGGTCGGGCGTTCTGCTCGCCGCCTGTCCAATCGCCAAGAAGCACGGCGCCGCCACGGGCATGCGCTTGGGCGAAGCGCTGAAGCAGTGTCCCGAGTTGGCCGTCGTTCGCCCGCGGATGCAGGAATATATCAACGTCTCGATCCGCATTTCCGAAATCCTTGAACGCTACAGCGATCTCGTGGAGCCCTATTCGATCGACGAGCAATTCGTCGACGTGACGGGCAGCCTGGTCCTGTTCGGCGATCCGGAAACGATCGCCCGCAGCATCCAGCAGGCCGTCCTGGAGGAAACAGGCATTTACGCCCGGGTCGGCATCGGCCCCAACAAGGTGCTGGCGAAAATCGCCTGCGACAACTTCGCCAAAAAAATCGGTCCCGGCATTTTCCGGCTGACCGAGGAAAACATGCGGCAGATGATGTGGCCGCTTCCCGTCACCGGCATGTTCGGCATTGGCAGCCGGATGGATCGCCACTTGCGTCGGCTCGGCATCCACACCATCGGGGATCTGGCCAATTTTCCGCTGGAACGGCTGACCCGGCTGTGGGGCATTCAGGGCCATGTGCTGTGGATGACGGCCAACGGCATTGATTACTCTCCCGTATCTCCGGCTACCCATGAGGCTCAGAAGGCCATCGGGCACCACATGACGCTGCCGCGCGATTACGCCGCAGCGGAAGAGATTCACGTCATCCTCTTGGAATTGAGCGAAGAGGTGTGCCGGCGGGCCAGAAGCAAACGGGTGAAAGGAGAAACCGTAACCGTGGGCTGCCGCGGAGCGGACTTCGACCACCCGACGGGATTTCACCGCCAGATGAAACTGTCCGATGCCACAAACCACGGCGCCGATGTGTATCGAGCCGCCGTTAAATTGCTTGAGAAGCACTGGGACGGACTCCCGGTGCGCAGTGTCGGCGTCACGCTGTCGCAGTTTTCCCCCGACACGCAGGTTCAGCTCCATCTCTTCCGCGATCTGGATAAAGAGCGAAGGCTGGACTCGGCCATCGACGCGATCAAAGCCAAATACGGGACCGTTGCGGTCGTAAGGGCCGCTTCCCTGACAAAGGCCGGGCAGGCATACGACAGGGCAGGCAAAATAGGAGGGCATTACAAATGA
- a CDS encoding YolD-like family protein, with product MSEPKGLKRGNLLWEGSRMMLPEHREQLLEYRRKQKEFQVPELDEDQISKINRMLAEAVREKRPVTAVCIGLYGPEAFSGYVKRVNPAKKRLEIQQQDSETAVLDLAKLLKIEYADGAE from the coding sequence ATGAGTGAACCGAAGGGCTTGAAGCGGGGGAATTTGCTGTGGGAGGGCAGCCGCATGATGCTTCCCGAGCATCGGGAGCAGCTGCTCGAATACCGGCGGAAGCAAAAGGAATTTCAAGTCCCCGAGCTGGATGAAGACCAAATCTCGAAAATCAACCGCATGCTTGCCGAAGCCGTTCGGGAAAAGCGCCCGGTGACGGCCGTTTGCATCGGCCTTTACGGTCCGGAAGCGTTCAGCGGGTACGTCAAGCGGGTGAATCCCGCCAAAAAACGGCTTGAAATCCAGCAGCAGGACAGCGAAACGGCAGTGCTGGATCTCGCCAAATTGCTCAAAATCGAATATGCCGATGGGGCGGAATAA
- a CDS encoding stage VI sporulation protein F: MSYQQYGISSELVEKVKRKMKNPAAKERVKNILDGVTKQDLQNRATVRKLLGKISRALNEKLTEQQSNQIVDFVIAQQIDPNNKFHLIKLWAMFR, encoded by the coding sequence GTGAGCTATCAGCAGTACGGAATCAGCAGCGAGCTTGTGGAAAAGGTCAAGCGCAAAATGAAAAATCCCGCTGCCAAGGAGCGGGTAAAGAATATTCTGGACGGCGTCACCAAGCAAGATTTGCAAAACCGCGCAACGGTAAGAAAGCTTCTGGGGAAAATCTCCCGCGCGCTGAATGAAAAGCTGACCGAACAGCAGTCGAATCAAATCGTCGATTTTGTCATCGCCCAGCAGATCGATCCGAACAACAAATTTCACCTCATCAAATTATGGGCCATGTTCCGTTGA
- the recG gene encoding ATP-dependent DNA helicase RecG, which translates to MDLHEVSVKEVLGVGAQKAKDLQELGIRSVADLLEYYPFRYEDYRIRDLSLVKDGEKITLQGTIYGEPSVQMFGRNKSRLACKVMVDRFFVTAVWFNRHFLKDKLQPRQEIVLTGKWDQRRKQLTVSDSEFPGAKDAQSGTLQPVYSIGGTIAQKWLRRVIRQALEQYGMLVEEILPEELVRKREWMARRKAVWLMHRPQDARDGQEARNRLVYEELFLFQLKLHAFRFLTRSRADGLAQQIDSEAVRAFARSLPFQLTPSQKQVIAEILHDLRRPASMNRLLQGDVGSGKTVVAAVALFASVKAGYQGALMVPTEILAEQHLRSLEALFAPYGIQLALLTGGLGDRQRRDVLASVQMGLVDIVIGTHALIQEDVIFRSLGLIVVDEQHRFGVNQRAILRRKGMHPDVLTMTATPIPRTLAITAFGDMDISTLKELPKGRKPIKTYWIKHQMMDRVIGFFRKEIASGRQAYVICPLIEESDKLDVQNAIDVHLQLSQALPELRIGLLHGRMSAAEKDRVMSDFLANRVQVLVSTTVIEVGVNVPNSTVMLIYDADRFGLSQLHQLRGRVGRGEHQSYCLLMADPKTETGVERMKVMTETNDGFEIARRDLELRGPGDLFGIKQSGLPDFRLADMTHDFHILEMARDDAAELVARQDFWTARQYLPLRQYLQREQIFNGERLD; encoded by the coding sequence ATGGATTTGCATGAGGTTTCGGTAAAGGAAGTGCTCGGGGTTGGAGCGCAAAAAGCGAAGGATTTGCAGGAGCTGGGCATTCGGTCGGTTGCCGATCTTTTGGAATATTATCCGTTTCGCTATGAGGATTACCGCATTCGCGATCTGTCCTTGGTGAAGGACGGTGAGAAAATTACTTTGCAAGGCACCATATACGGTGAACCCTCAGTGCAGATGTTCGGCAGGAATAAATCGCGGTTGGCCTGCAAGGTGATGGTTGACCGTTTTTTTGTTACTGCGGTCTGGTTTAATCGTCATTTTTTGAAAGACAAGCTGCAGCCCCGACAGGAGATTGTCCTGACCGGCAAATGGGACCAAAGACGAAAGCAGCTTACAGTTTCTGACTCGGAATTTCCGGGGGCAAAGGATGCGCAGTCCGGAACCCTGCAGCCCGTTTATTCGATCGGCGGAACGATTGCGCAGAAATGGCTCCGCAGGGTGATTCGCCAAGCGCTTGAGCAGTACGGAATGCTGGTGGAGGAAATTTTGCCGGAGGAATTGGTGAGGAAACGGGAGTGGATGGCAAGGAGAAAAGCGGTTTGGCTCATGCACCGGCCGCAGGACGCACGCGACGGGCAGGAGGCCAGAAATCGGCTGGTATATGAGGAGCTGTTTCTGTTCCAATTGAAGTTGCACGCGTTTCGCTTCCTGACTCGAAGCAGGGCGGACGGCCTAGCCCAGCAAATTGATTCGGAAGCGGTTCGCGCGTTTGCGCGTTCGCTGCCGTTTCAGCTGACGCCGTCGCAAAAGCAAGTGATTGCCGAAATTCTGCACGATCTGCGCCGGCCGGCCAGCATGAACCGGCTGCTTCAGGGGGATGTCGGCTCCGGCAAAACCGTCGTCGCCGCCGTGGCGCTGTTCGCTTCGGTGAAAGCCGGTTACCAGGGGGCATTGATGGTCCCTACGGAAATTTTGGCTGAGCAGCATTTGCGTTCGCTTGAAGCCCTGTTTGCGCCATACGGCATCCAACTGGCTCTGCTGACCGGAGGCCTTGGCGACCGGCAGCGCAGGGATGTGCTGGCGTCTGTGCAGATGGGCTTGGTGGATATCGTCATCGGCACGCATGCCTTGATTCAGGAGGATGTGATTTTCCGTAGCCTGGGTCTTATCGTCGTGGACGAGCAGCACCGCTTCGGGGTCAATCAACGGGCCATTCTGCGCAGGAAGGGCATGCATCCGGATGTGCTGACGATGACGGCTACGCCGATTCCGCGCACGCTGGCGATTACCGCTTTCGGCGATATGGATATTTCCACGCTCAAGGAGCTGCCGAAGGGCAGAAAGCCGATTAAAACCTACTGGATCAAGCATCAGATGATGGACCGGGTGATCGGGTTTTTCCGCAAGGAAATCGCATCAGGCCGCCAGGCTTATGTGATCTGTCCCTTGATTGAAGAGTCGGACAAGCTGGACGTGCAAAATGCGATCGACGTTCACCTTCAGTTGTCACAGGCTCTCCCCGAGCTGCGAATCGGGCTGCTGCACGGCAGAATGTCCGCCGCTGAAAAGGATCGGGTGATGTCCGATTTTTTGGCCAATCGGGTTCAGGTGCTCGTCTCCACGACCGTGATCGAAGTCGGGGTGAATGTTCCCAATTCCACGGTCATGCTGATATACGACGCCGACCGTTTCGGGCTGTCCCAGCTTCACCAGCTTCGCGGCAGGGTGGGCCGGGGAGAGCACCAATCCTACTGCCTTCTGATGGCGGACCCGAAAACGGAAACAGGGGTCGAACGGATGAAGGTCATGACGGAAACCAATGACGGGTTTGAAATCGCCCGGAGGGATTTGGAGCTGAGGGGGCCGGGCGATCTGTTCGGCATCAAGCAAAGCGGGCTTCCGGATTTCAGGCTGGCCGATATGACACATGATTTTCATATTCTGGAGATGGCCAGAGACGATGCGGCGGAGCTGGTTGCGCGACAGGATTTTTGGACTGCGCGGCAGTATTTGCCGCTCAGACAGTATCTCCAGCGCGAACAAATCTTTAACGGCGAACGTTTGGATTGA
- a CDS encoding DegV family protein, with the protein MSPIHIVTDSTSDIPAEVRKRLGIEMVPLKVHFGKETYQDAVTIQTDEFYRKLVDSKELPTTSQPSPVEFVDVYKRLLEDPDAEILSIHLSSALSGTYQSAVLAKSLLNNSPRITVIDSKSASYGFGMLVVAAAELAKQDANQQDIQDKIRRMRGGTRLYFLVDTLEYLYKGGRIGKASALFGSLLNIKPILTIDDEGEVTPVDKVRGHKKAVARIISLLKEDFADQPIHLTVANGKAPDAAQELEAMVKENLNAADSLHTVIGPVIGTHVGPGVIAVFASRA; encoded by the coding sequence TTGAGCCCGATTCATATTGTTACGGACAGTACTTCAGACATTCCGGCAGAAGTGAGGAAACGGCTCGGTATCGAGATGGTGCCGCTCAAGGTTCATTTCGGCAAAGAAACGTACCAGGATGCGGTTACGATTCAAACCGATGAGTTTTATCGAAAGCTGGTTGATTCGAAAGAGCTTCCCACCACATCTCAGCCGTCCCCGGTAGAGTTTGTGGATGTTTACAAACGGCTGCTTGAGGATCCGGATGCGGAGATTTTATCGATTCATCTTTCCTCGGCGCTGAGCGGAACGTATCAATCGGCGGTATTGGCCAAATCGCTTTTGAACAACAGTCCGAGAATTACCGTGATCGATTCGAAATCGGCATCGTATGGATTCGGCATGCTCGTTGTCGCTGCGGCCGAGTTGGCTAAGCAGGATGCAAATCAACAAGACATTCAGGATAAAATCCGCCGGATGCGGGGAGGAACCCGCCTGTATTTTCTGGTGGACACGCTGGAATATTTATATAAGGGCGGAAGGATCGGCAAGGCCTCCGCTCTGTTCGGTTCGCTTTTGAACATCAAGCCGATTTTGACGATTGACGATGAGGGCGAAGTGACTCCCGTTGATAAGGTCAGAGGACATAAGAAAGCGGTAGCCCGCATAATTTCGCTGTTGAAAGAGGACTTTGCGGATCAACCGATCCATTTGACTGTGGCCAATGGCAAGGCTCCGGATGCGGCCCAAGAGCTGGAAGCAATGGTGAAAGAAAATCTGAATGCAGCGGATTCCTTACACACCGTGATCGGACCGGTGATCGGAACCCATGTCGGTCCGGGCGTCATCGCGGTGTTTGCAAGCCGGGCTTGA
- a CDS encoding DAK2 domain-containing protein — MGKRFINGSDLLQMALSASEFLHARSEQVNALNVFPVPDGDTGTNMNLTLTSGVEELKKKPSSHIGKASEVFAKGLLMGARGNSGVILSQLFRGFAKFASAFEEMNAVQFASALQQGVDTAYKAVVKPVEGTILTVSKEAAKQAALFARRTDDISELMKEVLVRAKQALKQTPELLSVLKQVGVVDAGGQGLVIIYEGFIHALSGERIDEGFNHPSMIAVAEDEERGESPIRVADLAEEAHRMESSRSAQSHLATEDIEFGYCTEFLVNLKPGKVPGVVFDESKFRKDLSEIGDSLLVVADDNLVKVHIHAEYPGTAMNLAMNYGDLSRIKIENMRDQHTHILEQDAARANSAELPVRSKAVDAEQGAKEYGMIAVAMGEGIAEIFQSLGVDYVLAGGQTMNPSTEDIMNAISAVKAEKIFIFPNNSNIILAAEQAKELVDKEIAVIPSKSIPQGMAAILAFQEKAELSRNVEDMNRAMSKIRSGQITFAVRDSKIDGLQIKEGDFLGIADGKIVISSPDLIQTGKQLLESIISEEDEIVTVFTGQDAVEEQTAELLKFLNDTYPDAEIELHYGGQPLYYYLFSVE, encoded by the coding sequence TTGGGTAAGCGCTTTATTAACGGTTCAGATTTGCTGCAAATGGCACTCTCCGCATCGGAATTTCTGCATGCCCGGTCCGAACAGGTGAATGCTTTGAACGTCTTTCCGGTGCCTGACGGGGATACGGGAACGAACATGAATCTGACGCTGACGTCCGGGGTCGAGGAATTAAAGAAGAAGCCGTCCTCGCATATCGGCAAAGCGTCGGAGGTTTTTGCCAAAGGCCTGCTGATGGGAGCGAGGGGGAATTCGGGGGTCATTCTTTCCCAGCTGTTTCGAGGTTTTGCGAAATTCGCTTCGGCTTTTGAAGAAATGAATGCTGTGCAGTTCGCATCGGCTTTGCAGCAAGGGGTGGATACCGCTTATAAGGCAGTGGTCAAGCCGGTGGAGGGAACCATTCTGACCGTGTCCAAGGAAGCGGCCAAACAGGCCGCCTTGTTTGCCAGAAGAACGGACGATATCTCCGAACTGATGAAGGAAGTGCTGGTTCGGGCCAAGCAAGCGCTGAAGCAAACACCGGAATTGCTGTCGGTGCTCAAGCAGGTTGGTGTAGTTGACGCCGGCGGGCAAGGGCTCGTTATTATATATGAAGGATTTATCCATGCGTTGAGCGGCGAAAGAATCGATGAAGGCTTTAATCATCCGTCCATGATTGCTGTCGCGGAGGATGAGGAACGCGGCGAAAGCCCGATCCGGGTTGCCGATTTGGCTGAAGAAGCCCATCGAATGGAAAGCTCGAGAAGCGCCCAGTCTCATCTGGCGACGGAAGATATTGAATTCGGGTACTGCACGGAATTTTTGGTCAATTTGAAGCCCGGTAAAGTGCCCGGTGTTGTATTTGACGAGTCCAAATTCCGCAAGGATTTGTCGGAGATCGGAGATTCTCTGCTGGTGGTTGCCGACGACAACCTGGTCAAGGTGCATATTCATGCCGAATATCCCGGAACAGCCATGAATTTGGCGATGAACTACGGGGATTTAAGCCGGATCAAAATCGAAAATATGCGCGATCAGCATACGCATATTCTGGAGCAGGATGCGGCGCGGGCCAATTCTGCTGAACTGCCTGTTCGTTCAAAAGCCGTTGATGCGGAACAAGGCGCCAAGGAATACGGAATGATTGCCGTGGCTATGGGCGAGGGAATTGCTGAGATTTTCCAAAGTCTCGGGGTCGATTATGTGCTTGCGGGCGGACAGACGATGAATCCCAGCACGGAAGACATCATGAATGCCATTTCCGCAGTGAAAGCCGAAAAAATCTTTATTTTTCCGAATAACTCCAATATTATTTTGGCGGCGGAGCAGGCCAAAGAACTGGTGGATAAAGAAATTGCAGTGATCCCAAGCAAATCGATTCCGCAGGGGATGGCGGCTATCCTTGCGTTTCAAGAGAAGGCAGAATTGTCCCGGAATGTAGAAGACATGAACAGGGCGATGTCGAAAATTCGCTCGGGGCAGATCACGTTCGCGGTTCGGGATTCGAAAATTGACGGACTGCAGATTAAGGAAGGCGATTTTTTGGGAATCGCCGATGGCAAAATCGTCATTTCTTCCCCGGATTTGATTCAAACCGGCAAGCAGCTGCTTGAGTCGATCATCTCGGAAGAGGATGAAATCGTGACAGTTTTTACGGGTCAGGATGCCGTTGAAGAGCAGACAGCCGAGCTGCTCAAATTCTTGAACGATACTTACCCCGATGCTGAAATAGAGCTGCATTACGGCGGACAACCGTTGTATTATTATCTTTTTTCCGTTGAGTAA
- a CDS encoding Asp23/Gls24 family envelope stress response protein: MPMELVNEGGKVVISDEVVKVVAGSAALDCYGLVGMASRKLKDGIAEILRRENLGRGVEVRRENDSLHLDLYIIVSYGTKISEVAHNIQVKVKYVLNEIVGLHVDHVNIFVQGVRVSR; the protein is encoded by the coding sequence ATGCCCATGGAACTGGTGAATGAAGGCGGTAAAGTCGTTATCTCCGACGAGGTGGTTAAAGTGGTTGCCGGTTCGGCCGCACTGGATTGCTACGGGTTGGTCGGCATGGCATCGCGAAAATTGAAGGACGGCATCGCTGAAATTCTGCGAAGGGAAAATTTGGGGCGCGGCGTGGAAGTCCGCAGGGAAAACGACTCGCTTCATCTTGATTTATATATCATCGTCAGCTATGGAACGAAAATCTCCGAGGTGGCACATAATATACAGGTAAAAGTGAAGTATGTTCTAAATGAGATCGTCGGGCTTCATGTGGATCATGTGAATATATTTGTACAAGGGGTTCGCGTATCCCGTTAG
- the rpmB gene encoding 50S ribosomal protein L28 yields MSRKCYVTGKSPKKGNNVSHANNKTKRTWGVNVQKVRILVDGKPKRVYVSTRALKSGKVVRV; encoded by the coding sequence ATGTCCCGCAAATGTTATGTTACCGGGAAATCGCCTAAAAAAGGCAATAACGTTTCCCATGCCAACAACAAGACGAAACGTACTTGGGGAGTGAACGTTCAAAAGGTTCGCATTCTCGTGGACGGAAAACCGAAACGCGTGTACGTAAGCACTCGCGCGCTTAAATCGGGGAAAGTGGTTCGCGTTTGA
- the spoVM gene encoding stage V sporulation protein SpoVM translates to MKFYTIKLPRFLGGFVKAILNTLNKN, encoded by the coding sequence ATGAAATTTTATACGATTAAACTTCCGAGGTTTTTGGGAGGCTTTGTGAAGGCGATCCTGAATACACTCAACAAAAATTAA
- the rpe gene encoding ribulose-phosphate 3-epimerase has protein sequence MIRIAPSILSADFAKLAEEIKDVERGGADWIHVDVMDGHFVPNITIGPLVVEAVRPTTSLPLDVHLMIEEPDRYIPNFARAGADWITVHAEACRHLHRTLQLIKDQGVKAGVALNPATPVSAIEPIFSDVDLILIMTVNPGFGGQKFIHGTLPKIRLLRQQLNDSGLQHVEIEVDGGINPETAKRVVDAGANVLVAGNAVFGTSDRREAISGIRRQAFTQRQA, from the coding sequence ATGATACGGATTGCTCCGTCGATTTTGTCGGCGGATTTTGCGAAGTTGGCGGAAGAGATCAAGGATGTGGAACGCGGAGGGGCCGACTGGATTCATGTCGATGTGATGGACGGTCATTTTGTGCCTAACATTACCATTGGACCGTTGGTGGTCGAAGCGGTCAGGCCGACGACTTCACTGCCGTTGGATGTGCATTTGATGATTGAAGAGCCGGACAGATATATTCCGAATTTTGCGCGGGCGGGCGCGGATTGGATAACCGTGCATGCGGAGGCCTGCCGGCATTTGCACCGAACCCTGCAATTGATCAAGGACCAGGGTGTGAAAGCGGGTGTGGCGCTTAATCCGGCCACGCCGGTGTCGGCAATCGAGCCGATTTTTTCGGATGTCGATCTGATTCTGATCATGACTGTGAATCCGGGCTTCGGCGGACAGAAATTCATTCACGGCACCCTGCCGAAAATCCGTCTTCTGCGGCAGCAGTTGAATGACAGCGGGCTGCAGCACGTCGAGATTGAAGTGGACGGAGGGATTAATCCCGAGACGGCCAAACGTGTCGTTGACGCCGGGGCGAACGTGCTTGTCGCGGGAAATGCGGTATTCGGAACGTCCGACCGCCGGGAGGCGATTTCCGGCATCCGCAGGCAAGCGTTCACTCAAAGACAGGCATAA